From Desulfomonilia bacterium, a single genomic window includes:
- a CDS encoding VOC family protein has product MNRLEGIKLPGLGQIGMVVYNAEKTMEQLKTMGIGPWMLWEGTPEFTIEKTGPVNASLKILMAYSGSVQIELIEVTSGRSYYNDTLDKREGLHHLGYMVNNLEKRIEECKAAGIEVLQRGQIKSKGFTVDYAYMDTQSSCGVVIEFIQSKLGPLPLKMNRFTHTLACKLGI; this is encoded by the coding sequence ATGAATCGATTGGAAGGAATAAAACTGCCTGGTCTGGGACAGATAGGCATGGTTGTCTACAATGCCGAAAAAACAATGGAACAGTTGAAAACCATGGGCATAGGCCCCTGGATGCTATGGGAAGGAACACCTGAATTTACTATCGAAAAAACCGGGCCCGTGAATGCCTCGCTCAAGATATTAATGGCCTATTCCGGAAGCGTTCAGATCGAACTGATCGAAGTGACTTCAGGCCGCAGTTACTACAACGATACACTGGATAAACGCGAAGGTCTTCATCATCTCGGATACATGGTTAACAACCTTGAAAAACGCATCGAAGAATGCAAGGCGGCAGGCATCGAGGTACTCCAGCGCGGGCAGATAAAAAGCAAAGGCTTCACGGTTGATTATGCCTACATGGACACACAGTCAAGCTGTGGTGTTGTAATCGAATTCATCCAGTCAAAACTCGGGCCATTACCGCTCAAAATGAACCGGTTTACGCATACCCTGGCCTGCAAGCTCGGAATCTAG
- the hslO gene encoding Hsp33 family molecular chaperone HslO, with the protein MKDYLIRTISEEYNVRAIACVTTGLVSKACKRHETFPTASAVLGRALTGGLILGALLDPGQRVALVFDGGGPVGKIMVEAVSSGTVKGYVKNPQTELDAKDGKLDVAGAVGKDGFLTVTKDLGLKDPYRGIVKIVSGEIATDIAYYLTESEQIPSAVGLGVYVDKDGSIAASGGFLVQTLPPSDDAVIDELINRIQSMPAVTEQLRNGITPEGMLETIFGSIGFKALEKRPLFYRCSCSRERIEQALITLGRKGLESVIHDEEDIDIKCEFCRRVYMFRREEIMRLLEEMH; encoded by the coding sequence ATGAAGGATTATCTCATTCGTACAATATCGGAAGAATATAATGTCAGGGCGATTGCGTGCGTTACAACCGGGCTTGTCTCAAAGGCATGCAAGAGGCACGAGACGTTTCCTACGGCATCGGCGGTTTTGGGAAGGGCGTTGACTGGCGGGCTGATCCTTGGCGCTCTGCTTGATCCAGGACAGAGGGTTGCGCTTGTATTTGACGGCGGCGGGCCTGTCGGAAAGATCATGGTAGAGGCCGTAAGCTCCGGAACGGTTAAGGGTTATGTCAAGAATCCACAGACCGAACTTGATGCGAAAGACGGGAAACTGGATGTCGCCGGTGCGGTCGGAAAAGACGGGTTTTTAACGGTTACAAAAGACCTCGGGCTGAAGGATCCGTACAGGGGAATTGTCAAGATTGTTTCAGGTGAAATCGCCACGGATATTGCATATTATCTCACCGAGAGCGAGCAGATACCATCGGCGGTCGGTCTGGGTGTGTATGTGGATAAGGACGGTTCGATCGCCGCTTCAGGAGGCTTCCTGGTACAGACTTTACCACCTTCCGATGATGCGGTGATTGATGAGCTCATAAACCGGATACAATCAATGCCCGCTGTAACCGAACAACTGAGAAACGGAATTACTCCTGAAGGCATGCTTGAAACCATATTCGGTTCGATTGGATTCAAGGCGCTTGAGAAAAGGCCTCTTTTTTACAGGTGCTCCTGCAGCAGGGAGCGTATTGAGCAGGCCCTCATAACACTGGGCAGAAAGGGCCTTGAATCCGTTATTCATGACGAAGAGGATATAGATATAAAATGCGAGTTCTGCCGCAGGGTCTACATGTTCAGGAGGGAGGAAATCATGAGACTCCTTGAAGAGATGCATTAG
- the amrA gene encoding AmmeMemoRadiSam system protein A, which produces MKLTDGEKAFLLKLARDTIKNLLQGKGIEQIKADDESLSNTLKEKRGVFVTLHKAQHELRGCIGYILPMLPLWQAVIENARNAAFRDPRFSPLKKNELDEIEIEISVLSVPREIKDISEFRVGIDGIILKKGFHQAVFLPQVAPEQGWDAETTLQYLSMKAGLSPDAWQDGATFETFQADVFSETRE; this is translated from the coding sequence ATGAAGCTTACCGATGGAGAAAAGGCGTTTCTTTTAAAGCTTGCAAGGGATACCATAAAAAACCTGCTTCAGGGAAAGGGCATCGAGCAGATCAAAGCGGATGACGAATCTCTCAGCAATACATTGAAGGAAAAGCGCGGAGTGTTTGTCACCCTTCATAAAGCTCAGCATGAATTGAGAGGCTGCATCGGCTACATCCTTCCCATGCTTCCCTTGTGGCAGGCCGTTATTGAAAATGCAAGGAATGCCGCCTTCAGGGACCCCAGGTTCTCGCCGCTTAAAAAAAACGAGCTTGATGAAATAGAGATTGAGATTTCGGTTTTGAGCGTTCCCCGTGAGATCAAAGATATATCCGAATTCAGGGTCGGCATAGACGGTATAATTCTGAAAAAGGGCTTTCATCAGGCAGTATTCCTGCCGCAGGTAGCACCGGAGCAGGGGTGGGATGCAGAGACCACGCTTCAATATCTGAGCATGAAAGCGGGGCTTTCCCCTGACGCCTGGCAGGATGGTGCAACCTTCGAAACGTTTCAGGCGGATGTATTCAGCGAAACCAGGGAATAA
- a CDS encoding hemolysin family protein, giving the protein MEEDRKQDDVSIIEKIRNFLAGDRKKDARLELHEMIDEVEEIGIINESQGEMIQNILVLKDTMVREIMVPKVDMVCVGSSNPVTEVVKTIAKSGYSTIPVFDGSPDNIVGIVHAKDILVNLNQCLNEFNVTDIMRQPYFVPEGKKLIDLLKEFKDLKGKIAIVIDEYGSVDGLVTLEDILNEIVETEDDENSVQDTGDGSFIVDPKMSIDEFMDEFSLDLPRGEYDTVGGFIISTLERIPQKGEIFEFNDLVFEISEADKKRISKLKLKIHRESKD; this is encoded by the coding sequence TTGGAAGAAGATAGGAAACAGGATGACGTGTCAATTATTGAGAAGATCAGGAATTTTCTGGCAGGAGACAGAAAGAAGGATGCAAGGCTCGAACTCCACGAAATGATCGATGAGGTTGAAGAAATCGGAATAATCAACGAAAGTCAGGGAGAGATGATCCAGAACATCCTGGTACTCAAGGATACTATGGTAAGGGAGATCATGGTTCCCAAAGTTGATATGGTTTGCGTGGGATCATCCAACCCTGTTACGGAAGTGGTTAAGACAATAGCAAAAAGCGGTTATTCGACAATACCTGTTTTTGATGGGTCTCCGGACAATATTGTCGGCATAGTACATGCCAAAGACATTCTGGTTAACCTTAATCAATGTCTTAATGAATTCAATGTAACTGACATCATGAGACAGCCCTATTTTGTACCTGAGGGTAAAAAACTTATTGACCTGCTTAAGGAATTCAAGGATCTCAAGGGGAAAATTGCCATTGTTATTGACGAATACGGGAGTGTGGACGGTCTTGTCACTCTTGAAGACATATTGAACGAAATTGTCGAGACCGAGGATGATGAAAACAGCGTTCAGGACACAGGCGACGGGTCCTTCATCGTTGATCCCAAGATGTCTATTGATGAATTTATGGATGAATTTTCTCTGGACCTGCCAAGAGGTGAATATGATACAGTGGGCGGATTCATAATATCCACGCTTGAAAGAATACCCCAGAAGGGTGAGATATTTGAATTTAACGATCTTGTATTTGAAATATCTGAAGCGGACAAGAAACGCATTTCAAAGCTTAAATTGAAAATACACCGGGAGAGCAAAGATTGA
- the lnt gene encoding apolipoprotein N-acyltransferase, with the protein MKRVILACLSGLFYSLSFPSFNLWPFIFVFAVPLLFAAEDSSLKECMGLGFMAGLVAWAGNLYWVAYIMDIYGFIALPLCALIFLLLISYLALYFGFFLISCRLLMKSPFSILTIPGMWIFLEMIKSYAFTGFPWTLSGYALAPFDAIIQNAEWGGIYVLSGLALMGNVVLYNAIKKKYIPAVAGIIIIACCIFWGAWRMDSLKLEGENLRVGVCQANIPQNQKWKKDMVNPTIDIYTRLSREAVSQGAEIIVWPETACNFFLFHEWAPTSRIVEISKEADIPMLVGSPAIEDDKVFNRVWMLDQGLIRGYYDKTHLVPFGEYLPLPWLFGFLGNITQEVSDFSNARKLKPIEDIGVLVCFENVFPDLARSLTKQGATWLLTASNDAWFLDWSTTEQHVRTAAIRAIENRRYLVMPVNHGISAVIDPFGRIIRSLGLMKEGSFTVEIKKVSYRTLFNKIGSLIGWLWIFAGIAGLLLEIYRKYRGRVLTS; encoded by the coding sequence TTGAAGCGAGTCATATTAGCCTGTTTGTCGGGCCTGTTTTATTCATTGTCTTTTCCTTCATTTAACCTGTGGCCGTTCATCTTTGTTTTTGCCGTACCGCTCTTATTCGCTGCTGAGGATTCAAGCCTTAAGGAATGCATGGGACTGGGCTTTATGGCAGGACTTGTAGCCTGGGCGGGGAATCTTTACTGGGTGGCCTATATAATGGATATCTATGGCTTTATAGCACTGCCTCTTTGTGCCCTCATATTCCTGCTGCTTATTTCCTATCTGGCGCTTTATTTCGGTTTTTTTCTCATATCATGCAGATTATTGATGAAATCTCCATTTTCAATCCTGACCATCCCGGGCATGTGGATCTTCCTGGAAATGATTAAATCATACGCATTCACGGGCTTTCCCTGGACGCTCTCCGGTTATGCCCTGGCACCTTTTGATGCAATCATACAGAATGCGGAATGGGGCGGGATATATGTACTGAGCGGGCTTGCACTGATGGGTAATGTGGTTTTATATAATGCGATAAAGAAAAAATATATTCCTGCAGTAGCGGGGATCATAATAATCGCCTGCTGCATTTTCTGGGGGGCATGGCGTATGGACAGCCTTAAACTTGAAGGCGAAAACCTGAGAGTCGGAGTCTGTCAGGCAAACATTCCTCAGAACCAGAAGTGGAAAAAGGATATGGTCAATCCCACAATAGATATCTATACAAGGCTCAGCAGGGAAGCAGTATCCCAGGGCGCAGAAATAATTGTCTGGCCAGAGACGGCATGTAACTTTTTCCTGTTTCATGAGTGGGCGCCTACTTCCAGGATAGTCGAAATCTCAAAGGAAGCTGATATACCAATGCTTGTAGGCAGTCCAGCTATTGAAGACGATAAGGTTTTCAACAGGGTATGGATGCTCGACCAGGGGCTGATAAGGGGATATTATGACAAGACTCATCTTGTGCCTTTCGGCGAATATCTTCCCTTGCCCTGGCTTTTTGGCTTTCTGGGGAACATCACCCAGGAAGTCAGCGACTTTTCCAATGCTAGAAAACTCAAACCCATTGAAGATATAGGGGTTCTGGTGTGTTTTGAGAATGTGTTTCCCGATCTGGCAAGAAGTCTTACGAAGCAGGGTGCGACATGGCTTCTGACCGCATCGAATGATGCATGGTTCCTTGACTGGTCCACGACTGAACAGCATGTCAGAACGGCTGCAATCAGGGCGATTGAGAACAGACGCTATCTTGTCATGCCTGTGAATCACGGGATATCAGCCGTAATAGACCCGTTCGGCAGGATTATAAGAAGCCTTGGTCTGATGAAAGAGGGTTCATTCACCGTTGAGATTAAAAAGGTGTCATATAGGACCCTTTTTAATAAGATAGGCTCATTGATCGGATGGCTCTGGATATTTGCCGGTATAGCCGGACTTCTGCTTGAGATTTATAGAAAATATCGTGGCCGTGTGTTAACAAGCTGA
- a CDS encoding DUF1015 domain-containing protein, with product MPKIKAFKGIRYNVGTVDISAAMCPPYDVITSPLVDAYYNKSPYNPVRLVLGQQFPKDTKTDNRYTRARDFYRDWKDKGILIQDEKPSVYYHEQTYTIGDKICTRKGIIAAVKMDENDSNDIMPHEYTHKGPKIDRLRLMMEVKANLSCVFGIYTDKNRLIDTEVKPLLKEMLWDFTNGEGTQKLWKIESQQLIKKIAGILSDKKILIADGHHRYDTARTYRDRMRALTGKMDGKQPFDYALFYLSNSEDGVSILPTHRVIVDSMGVGLVDIEHRVKELFRILPFDNRKAFLDALKKNGKGYLGLRVKGIPRYYLLELSEMDALDRLMPDDSHPLLKKLDVNILHTCIIEPIVGIDYSMTAKRIEFISNATEALEMVEKEKADIVFLLNPSTIQDIMAIADAGLRMPQKSTFFYPKIPTGLVFYPLEAGNK from the coding sequence ATGCCGAAGATCAAGGCATTTAAAGGGATCAGATACAATGTCGGGACGGTAGATATCAGTGCAGCTATGTGCCCTCCCTATGATGTGATTACAAGCCCTCTGGTTGATGCCTATTATAACAAGTCCCCGTATAATCCGGTAAGGCTTGTTCTTGGTCAGCAGTTTCCAAAGGACACAAAGACAGACAATCGATATACAAGGGCGAGGGATTTCTATCGGGACTGGAAAGATAAGGGAATCTTGATACAGGATGAAAAACCATCAGTTTATTACCATGAACAGACATATACAATAGGCGATAAGATCTGTACCAGAAAAGGAATTATAGCAGCGGTAAAAATGGATGAAAATGACAGCAATGATATTATGCCTCATGAATATACGCATAAGGGTCCCAAGATCGACCGTCTGAGGCTGATGATGGAAGTCAAGGCAAATCTGAGCTGCGTTTTCGGGATATACACAGACAAAAACAGGCTTATTGATACCGAGGTTAAACCGCTCCTGAAAGAGATGCTCTGGGATTTCACAAACGGAGAAGGCACACAGAAACTATGGAAAATTGAATCGCAGCAGCTGATAAAGAAAATTGCAGGCATTCTCTCGGATAAGAAGATTCTTATAGCTGACGGACACCACAGGTATGATACGGCAAGGACATACAGGGACAGGATGAGGGCTTTAACTGGCAAAATGGACGGCAAACAGCCGTTTGATTATGCCTTATTCTATCTGAGCAATTCGGAAGACGGGGTATCGATTCTTCCTACACACAGGGTAATTGTCGACAGTATGGGAGTGGGACTTGTTGATATCGAACACAGGGTAAAAGAACTTTTCAGGATTCTTCCTTTTGACAACAGGAAGGCATTTCTTGATGCGCTTAAAAAGAACGGAAAGGGATATCTGGGGCTGAGGGTGAAAGGTATTCCGAGATATTATCTGCTTGAACTCTCTGAGATGGACGCGCTTGACAGGCTGATGCCTGATGACAGCCATCCTTTGCTAAAAAAGCTTGATGTCAATATTCTTCATACCTGTATCATAGAACCTATTGTCGGAATCGATTATTCGATGACCGCCAAAAGGATAGAGTTTATCAGCAATGCAACTGAAGCGCTTGAGATGGTCGAGAAGGAAAAAGCTGATATTGTATTTTTGCTAAATCCGAGTACAATACAGGATATTATGGCCATAGCGGATGCAGGTTTGAGAATGCCACAGAAATCGACATTCTTCTATCCTAAGATCCCTACGGGGCTTGTTTTTTATCCACTTGAGGCTGGAAATAAGTAG